The Rosa rugosa chromosome 3, drRosRugo1.1, whole genome shotgun sequence sequence ACCACTTCCTTCTTGTTCAGTTAACCACTCAAATAAAAAGTCATCACCCATACCATATGCTGCATACTCATCATCATCTGCAGCAGGATTATAATCATCATCCTCAGAACCACTATCACCACAAACCTCATCACTTTCCTCTGATTCCTCTTATTGAACCCATCCATCTTGACCCTCATCCTCACTTTAATCTTCAGAAACAGGTTCCTCAAACTCCACTTTCTTCTTCCCATTATCACTAGGATCAATGGTTGGAGCTCTTCTAGCTTGATTGGAACTTCTTCTTGAGGCTCAATAATCATCACATAAGGTATTCTCTTCCTTGTAGCACACACTTTATACCTTCTGCCCTTTTGGTCCTTGGTCACCTTGGGCTGCTTTTTAGGTAAACGAGGGAGCTCATCAATCTTCACATATGTTCTTGCTTCCTTGGTGAATGAGGCATGTAAGAccccagaaattcgttattaattcctaatgGGTTCcaggaattaataaagtgtttgttAGAGCGATTTTGTCGTTCAAGGGTGGAGCGGAAATTATTTCAAACAATTATTTGCTCGAAATGCTTCGtctcaagggttgactttttatacattaggattctgtgaaaatttccttcatgaacaTTGTaaagcgcgtcgatacgagttcgtggacatacgGAATGCGAAAACTagagtttgtatgaagaagttacggttaacggaaaaagtttccatcttggttaaataggaaaaaaaatccgaaaaaattagaaaaatcaaagtttccaaaaagggaaactttttctctctcttcgctcCCAACCCCAGTTTCGCCTGGCCATTTTCGTCGGCCGATaacttcctcctccggccaccaatcggtgCGTCGCTTGTCCCATTCTCTTTGCCTCACTCCCATCTCCAACTCTGTCAAGTTTCACCACCTGGGTCAGGCTGTGGACGACACTACAACGTCGGGAAGTAGTGGCGGCGCTGCCATTCTTGGCCATCTCAGAActcacgattccggccaccatagccttCTTGGGACGTAGAAGCTTTctcccaaggtggcttgcaacgattcaaatcgtggtgatcgaattttgaagattaggaatctagggttcttcggatttcaaatctttcgaggtaaattcaagccaaatggctttgatttagactttgtgctagttatgaatgttgatGTACATGTTGAAAGAGTTTGGCATGGGTCTCGCCGCCCAATTCGGAGGTCCGTGGCGGCGTTTTTCGTCGGCTTCCAgccacctaagggacagtttttgtCCCTCATTGCGATCTACTCATCGATACGAGTATttcaatatatagtttgtaattttttgagatcgtatgagcatgttagggttttagggttttcgattcgatCGGTtctcgatccgtgaggattcgtcCGTCCGATAGACTTGCAACTTTGATATATTGATGGATTAAATACtttttactccctatacttatagggtttcatcgtttcagtccctgaccttcgaatttcacataaaaagtccctgaactcacaatttcctcccaattggtccctgccgtcaaaattttctgttaaagttgctgaaaatgtctattatgccctcacttacttttttttaaatttatttttttcctctcttttatttctttttttcatttcacctcttaaaggtctgtggattggaactatcttgatgaggagatgaaaagaaggaggcgagagagccggaagaagaagaggtaaaaagaaaaaaaagagaggaagagaaatatatatatttttaaagtaattgagggtataatagactttttaagGGAAGAtaatggagtttttgatggaTGTTTGAGGGCAGGGACCTATTGGGAGGAAATAGGGAGTTcaaggactttttaggtgaaattcaaaggtcaaggactgaaacgatgaaaccctataagtatagggagtaagcagcaTTTAACCCTATATTGattgtagaagtattccggagacctcgggtagtctcggatgaagtttcgtctcgattggcattactttcgAGATTTTAGTGCAAACGGGggtttgaactttaatcgttTTCGATTCATGTACTAAGTTAAGATTGTATTGTACTTAGGTGACTGACGGAGCGTATTCGATACCTTAtctgctgtaagagaagacgcagtaggatttagaggtgagtaaatctcacgtggttcatttacgaacaaaTTTATTTATAAGTCGAAATTATGTGATAAATtgtaaatcattttcgaaaatgaatatttattttaaatgatatgaactcgatcgactatgATTCATAGGACTACGTTTCACAGGTATAGAAAATGGATTTTATGTATAAAAATGAGTTTCTCGATGTTTTTGTGATTGTGAACTATAGCGTGTATTAGTGACATTCATGTGTGGATGACcacgtgtgtatatatatatatatatatagaggaccgttctgaagaggacgtccgcaacccaaaaaagtgcggacgtccctcctccggcgtcgaGAAGGCGGCGATGGCTGCGCTACGTTTGCCGGACAAACCCTCTGAACATCCCAAACCACTTTCTAGTCGGGTGGACTTGCCGGTAACCACTTTCCAGTTGACCTTGATCGGACTACCACTTTGCAGTCGACCACGCTGCCCAGACCTCAGACCTCGATCTCTTTGGCCTTCGTCTTCACTGCAAACTGGTCTGGGATGCATGTAGCCACCGTCTGGCAAGAGGCGCGCCGCCGTCGGAGCTTGATCGCGGAGAAAGGAGGGACGTCCgtactttttctgggttgcggacgtcctcttcagaacattttcgtatatatatatatttatgtgaaatatatatgttgatggagtgacattgtgatgtgcgtatgaactgtgaattattcAGAATGTTTTTTTGTGCGTTTACTCTTTATGGAAGTACGTTATatcttggaattgttgattttgtcgtgttgaaagagtaatcGAATTTTGGTAACAATGAGTCATGTGGACTTTTAAATGTTCGATCTGAGGACCTTTGGTCACATTAGTGATCGAGGCAATTATAAATATCATAGGTTTGAACCTCGGCCGAAGTGACAGGCTACGatttagttagagctctagtctgtttgcCATAGTATGACATGGGGGTAACACGTGGTTACTTGTGACTCATGAATACgcattttaaaagagagtttcaagtggtttctttcttttattgtctgaagagggacttgattttcatattatgggtgagtgaaaataatatgatttttatcACTTTAGTGATGTACGTTACCTTAAAGGGTAAggatgtcgagttttgaaaacGAGTCATGTTGTGAGATcatttatttggagttgatgggtgatcatcgactttagagtgagttgtttgacttctttatctattttccttttcattctaattatttgattttaaatgcaatctcttgaactaactatatgcagggattactatggtttTGGTTTGTATACTGTTGGGGtgatttcctgaactaaatttctatgcagggattaccggtTTTCATtagaatgatttgatttgtcacAGTTGTGACATGTGTGTTCctaaaaagacaaaagaaaaagattttgTTGTTGGAATTAATCATTGTGTTAATTGTATGTTGTCCTCGAGTCGGAAAGGCGTTTTGGggttatttaggtttactcacacgagcttgcaaaagcttaccgttgtttcaacccggtgcactattccatggtgtaggggttattgtgtaGGTCGGAGTAGCAGTCATCGAAGTTGAGGTTTGGTTGCTGTTGTAGCTTGGACGTTGAAGTGTACGTTAGTTTTattcttccgctgtgtagtgagtgtacgtgtttacttattgaattgtcgttcagtttaatttgtaaactctctgtaaattaatatgtgactctaaagaatgagtccATATTGATGTTGGTGAGCTCGGTTTGCTTTAtcgcttaatttaaatgaagaattttctaagtgtttttcttgtgcttgttaagttattgtgtttcggattcgaatttctttattcgaaattcggaGCGTGACAAGGCAATTCCCCATTGACAACCTCACTGCTGCCAGCTTGACTGAAGCCCCATTCTGGTATTTGCTCCTCATATATGAATAAGTCATCaaagtcttcttcttcatcgccATGCAGATCCTTGTGGTCAAGATATATATAATATCACGAGTCTTATCTCTGGCACACAGCAGCACATTTTGATCACATCCTTGTCAGTGTTCAACTTGATGATTGCATCATCCTCAGACCCTATTGAGTACCAATAATCAATCCTTCTCCCAACATAAGCATGATTGATACCCCTTATCATCCCATCAACCTCAGTCAACTTCATCCTGTCATTGTCCACATTATCGTAATAGCTTATGCTTCCACCAACGTACTTATTTTCCATGTGATCTATATATCCACCATGATATACCTTCCTGGTAAAATAATCAAGATGTACTGCAATAAGAAACATACTCAATTAGCAAAACAGAACCCTACAAAATCCTCAACACAACAACACAAAGCACAAGCATATATACTACAAAACACTAATCTTATGCCCATCCAGTCATAAATCCTCACCAACCCAGTTTACAAGGGTTTCCAATCACTAAAACCCTAAATAATCAACTCTTTAGTTGGACCACAACAACACTTATGATCAACACTTATGATGACCACTTTTTAATCCAGCTATTCAGCTACCCAACAATAAGCACATGCATAATCTATATATTATTCAATTCACCCAATTTGTATGAAAGATAAACATAAAAACCCTAATTCTCAAAAGCCCCAAATCATAtctatcaaaaccctaaaataaaCTAAAAACCAATAAATCGAAAGCTTCCAAACCCTAAATTTTAAAACCCAGTGACcaaaaattgaaaaccctaaacaGTAAACCACCGTAATGGAtatcaaaatttttaattttcattgtAAAAAAATCCTAACTCATCGTAATTGGGAATATCCTCCGCTCCATTTTCCAATCCAGTCATCACCCTCCCCCCCAGCCATGTCGTATACCTTCGCATCGGGTGGCCTAATCGAGGCTGTAATGGAGGAGGGAAAATAATAAGGGGCAATTTGGACATTTCATCCAAACTGAGGGTTTAGCCACCAAATGTGGTTTTGACATATATGACATCATGATTCAAaccaatttcaaattttggacgcgGATAATAAAAATCTGAACTGTAGGGAcgatcgtgattaaaaaaaaaaaaatagggactaacatgatatTTGTCCTAAAGTTGgaggggcaaactgaatttagttcttttattttattatatgtAATTTACtgttaattaaaattttaattagtATATCCTATAGTACGTGTCCGGTGTATCGCGTACTCGTACCGGCGTTCCAGGTAGCACTATGAGAGAAGGGACTTTTGGTTGAAAAGTAACTAGATTGggaataataaaaaattacaaccattagggttttttttttttttgggtataattAAGTTATTTCactatttgaccaaaaaaaaaaaaagtttttattttatttttgaggaatAAGAAAAAAAGTTATTTAACTAAGAGCATAACTGGAATTTTGCGCAGAGAAGGCAGACTCCAACAACAACTATATAAAGCTCGAGGCGCAGACAAAACTCCTAAACCCTCCGGAGAAGTTAGGATCTTATTCGACGATTTCGAAATCGCTTCAAAACTCAAAGCTGTCGGCTATCGATTCGTTCTCTCAGGTTTGCTTGCCTCTCTGCACTTTTAGGGTTTCGTTCCTTTTCTACCCCAAGATCCGATCGCCGTTATCAAAAGGATGGAGGCTTTATCTGATCCTGGCTTGGGCTCAGGCTCCTtgtttagggtttcaattttaGGCTTACTTTTATTTTGCTATAGATATTCCGATCCCTCGGTACTTCGAAAACTTTGCGTATTACGTTCAAAGGATTTGAGGAACTTGAAATCGAGGCAAGATTTCATAGTACTGTTAGGGTTTGAAGATGAATGGATGTAGGAAATCATAATCTGTGGCACTCTCATCAGCAGTATGATGATATCAAGGGCTGTGATGATGTATAGCTTTTCTGTCCGGGTGATCTCGGAACTTGGTCTCTCAGTGATTTCTCTCATTGTTTTTCTAAATTGTTGGTTATAGCATGGCCTTTAAGGCGGTAAAGAGGCCGGCGAATAGGTCAGATATATCGGTGTATTCTCGACCAGGACCAGGAGGAGGAGCTGTTTGCAAGTTCTTCCAGCAAGGAAAATGCACCAAGATAGAGTGTAGGTTCTCCCACGTTGTAGCACCAACTCCACTGACAAACCCTCGAGCTTTGGTTCGGACCAGGGAGGAGACTATTACCAGAAGGGATAAAAACATAGACAGCATTGTTACGCAGAAGGCCGTGGCTACTCCGAAGAGAATGCCTGGCCAGCAAAGCATGGCTACTCAGAAGAGCATTGTTACGCAGAAGAGCCTGGCTAACAAGAATAGCATTGCCACCCAGAAAAGCATAGTTACTCAGCAAAGCATCCCTACCCAGAAAAGCATTGCTACCCAGAAAAATAATGCCATTCTGAAGCCCCTAGAAAAGGTCTGCAAATTCTGGGCTAATGGAAAATGTATGAAAGGTGATAGATGCCCATACCTGCATTCTTGGTTCCGTGGAGATGGGTTCTCCATGTTGGCAAAACTCCAAGACCACAAGAAGGTACTTGCAATTGTggaaatatgtatttttcagaTCTGCTTTGTTCTCTGTTTCCTTCCTGCGAAAAATTAGAAAAGGATGAAGAAGTTATTTTGGCTATTATGTTGTGTTTTAACTTTTATCGTCTTATCTTATACTTTGCATTATTTCTAATGACATCCAAAATTACATTACATATACATATAAAGAACAGAACTTACAAAATGCAAAAAAATTTTACTTAAGTATATGGAAGCCCCAAAAAGCAAAATTTGCTTTTCCTTCTGTTTTTGTTCATATTTATTTGTGTATATGTATAATCATTGTGATGATATGATGAGATGTGTGTTTACAGACGGTCACTGGCATTGTGCTTCCCGAAGGATCTAGCAAGCTCTATTCAGCCAGTAAAGACGGAACAGTCAGAGTTTGGGACTGCCGTACTGGTCATTGTGGCAGTGTAATTAATCTTGGTGGTGAAGCAGGTTGTTTATTTAGCAAGGGTCCATGGGTTTTTGCGGGTGCCCCAAATGTTGTTGAGGTATTGAGCATTTTCATCTAATTGTCTTGCTGTAATTGTTTTTGTGTGGATTGGGCGGTTTAATTATAATTCTAttatgcttgatgctgcaggcATGGAACATTCAGACAAATGCTGAGTTTAGCCTAAGTGCACCTGCTGCGCAAGTGCATGCCATGGAGGTTGGTAATGAAATGCTCTTCGCTGGGACACAGGTAAAGAGCCCAACAGTTCTGCAAGTTATCTCATTCTTTTACGCTTTGGATGTTTTAGGATGTGTCTTCATCCATTCTATACATGGTGAATTGGTTTTAATTCATTTATCTGTTTCTTGTAAAACTGCAGGAGGGCATTATATTGGTGTGGAAAGATGGTCCCGAGGATAATCCATTTCAGCTTGCTGCACCTCTGGAAGGCCACACCGGTGCTGTGGTATGCTTAAAAGTTGAAGCTGACAGGCTTTACTCTGGTTCTGTGGACCATACTATTAGGGTAAGTTTGTGAcacatttattttttattttccctcTTTATATTTGGTACAAAAAAGAAAGTGAAATTCATGTGATCTGATTCAGAAATACTTCTTTTTGTATCAGGCATGGGACCTTAATATGCTGCAGTCTATTATGACACTAAATGCACATTCTGATGTGGTGACGTCCCTTATTTGCTGGGGTCAATTTTTGATCTCATGCTCATTGGACTGCACAATAAAAGTCTGGGCTGAGAAAGGCAACTTGGAAGCAACATACACTCACACTCAAGAACATGTATGTTATTTTTATCCTTTTTCCAGCTTTATTTTCTCAGGGTTTCCTTGTGGATTAGGAAATCAGTTAGAGCAACCATCTTATTATCCATCATTTTCCTCACTGTAACTGCTTCTATATTGATTATGGTCTAAAGATCTGGGTTTTCATTCCTGACCTGCTGACTCTGTGAGGCTTCTCTTGGTTTCATTCCTGACCAGTTGACTCTGTGTTGCAATTAGGTTATTGTTATTAAACTTATGTCCTGCAACTTCACTCTAATTGGAAGTTAATCTGTCGTAGAATTTggtgttcatttttttttttttttttgaaaggggagGTGTTCATTTTTGATAATCAGGAAATCATTTAAAATGTTTTCTGCTATGAATTGGGTAGGTTTTTTGATTTAACGGAGTATTGTTTTGGGCTTATGGTAACTGATCATGTTTGATCATGTTGCAGGGTCTTCTTGGTCTTTCTGGAGTGGCAGATGCAGAAGCTAAGCCAGTCCTGTTATGCTCATGTAAAGACAATTCTGTTTGGCTCTACGAACTGCCGTCGTGAGTATTTGTTTGTTCTCTAATTCTTGCTGATAATCAGTTACACTATTGTCTCTATGACTGATTTGATTCTCTGATTTTTGCTGCTCTAGATTTGCTGAAAGGGGCAGATTATTTGCAAAAGAAGAAGTTGGGGCGATTCAGGTAGGACCTGGGGGACTATTCTTCAGTGGGGATGGAACTGGTCTCCTCTCTGTTTGGAAGTGGGTGGAACCTGGCCTCAAAGTAGAGTCTTCATGAGTAGCAGACAATCAACATTTCAGTACTATTTGGTTTGCAAGAGCCATTGAGCCATAATTGCACTCAAGTTTGTAAATATTAACAGTTATTCAAACCAATGCTGTTTGTTGCAGCAACTCTTAATATCATTTGATAAAAGAGCCTTAAATTTCAAGGTTCCATGCTATCATCGAGTCTTAAATTTGAATTAATCCACCCCAATTAAAAGGTTATCCTAAATGTTACATTTTGAACTTGCTCAAACCAACTATTTTTATGGCTCGTGTCTGCCAAAATGAGACAAAACAGGCAGTTAGGATAGTTGTTGCATTGCACTTTTTAGGTATTACTGATATCTGAAGACAAATTAAAGATCGAGTGCATGCTTCAACTTGCTTCTATGTtatccattttcagtttaggctAGAATTGCTCTCGTTTTGAGCCTTTTTGGTCAACGGTCTTGTGTACTTTGTTTTTTAGTCAAGGGTTGGTGTTCTCCATGATCAAATAAAGTTCTGGAATAATGAAAATGCGATAATGAAAATTTAGAACTTTAGAGCTTCACCATGAGCAACAACGGTTTCGAGGTGCACTCTTGGAAGATTGATGAGGACCTCAACGAGGAACGGTCTATTCACTCGGCTTATTTTCCGAGTTCTCTGGAGTCGGTTTCCAGCCACTTAAGAAACCCTTTCTGCCACAAGGCAATTTATTGATATTACGTTAATACTAGTCTCTCAcctgtttaaaaaaaaatatatagacacacaaaaaatacagaacAGGTAGAACAAATCTTAGTCATCCATCTCTGACAATATAGCTGCTAAATAGCTCAAGAGCTTTCTTTTCAGCCAATAAACTCTCGCCCAAAAAGTGAAGTCAAGAGCTTTAGCAAAATATAAGGCAAGTTCACAAGATAGTAGGTTCAAGTGTTGAACAATCTCTGGCTGTAACTTAAGGTTATCCAACAAACAAGCTTAAAAATCAAATACTTCACCACCAATAGCTTTGGCCTGAAGCAGTTCAATTAGATGATCAATACTATTCAGGTATCAAGAGATGGCAAAATTTTGCCACTTATTGCATAAAAAACAGGAGCATCTAATTACAGGAAATTACATATACACCATACAGAGTTTAGCACTATTTACATGATCAGATTCAGGTGACCTGATGTTTCACCCCCCTAAACTCTTCATGTTTATCTAGTAGCTGAGAACATAGTGAATAGCATCACTAATACGGTTTGATCTAAGGGGTTTCAGGAGTCAAAATAGCTTCTTAATGACCACTCATACCTCATATCCTGGGTTCACTTTCTGCTGTACATCTCCATAACTCTCTAACTCATCCATGTCCTCTAGACTTCCCAGAAATAGGGGCAGCCTCTGATGCAGCTTGATTGGCTGTATTGAAAGAATTCTATTTTTACCATCAGAACCCTTACCCCCAGCTTGCTCCACCAGGAAGCTAAGAGGGTTAGCTTCATAAACAAGACGTAGATGGTCCCTTGGATTCATTGCAACTCCACCATACAGAAGAGTTCGATGAAAATCAGCTACCAAAGAACAGATATAACGGGCAGAATACTTCTTGGGGTATCTGCCTTTCCCTTGTCTCACAGTGTCTATATACTTCCTTAACCCTTCAGGCCAGTCAAAGTATCGAGCATCATTTACAGAATATATTTGTCCTGGAGAACAAAGAGCCATTATAAGTGCTAGAACCTAAATGCTTCTATGTTGCATTTCACAGTATCACTATTCGTAAAGAAACATGCCGACCCCTcttataaaataaaattcattgtTAGACTGTCATGGTACGTATTATTCCAAGGGAAAGTTATTCTgataaaatattattaataatttGATGCCATTAGTGTAATAGTCATCTTCAAGGTCAGACACTCTTTTGTTTCTTCTCAATAAATCaatatttcttttttctgtcaGAAATGTATATAAATTATAGAATCAAATAATACTATATCAAAGTATAAGTTCCAATATTACCGCGAGGAGGAATTGTTAAACTTGGGTGTGTGAGAATGAAATCTCCTGTTGAATGATCCAGCGTAAATGCATGTGTTCCTGCACCAAAGCTGGTACAGAATATTGTGGCTGATGAATAAAGAACATAGCCAGCAGCTACAAGCCTAGTTCCAACCTGGAGTGAATTCAGCAAAGCCTTCTCCTCCTTTGGTAGATGATCGAGCTCTGCAAGTCGTTTATAAATCCCAAAGATTGTTCCGGTGGGAATGGATGCTTCAATGTTTCGTGAACCGTCTAGAGGATCTGTTACCACTACGTACGGACCATCATCAGATATCCAAACTGGAGTATCATCTTCTTCTGAAGCCATGACAGCTACTTTTCCAGAATTTCTAAGAGATGAAAAGATGATTTCATTCTGCACACAAGAAAGTCCAACCAATCAGAAATGTTTCGTCTTTTTTCATCATTTACTGAAAAGATAATCAGGTTACTCTAGACAAGGGCAAGCCAATATGAGAACTAACAAAGGGAGACAGCATAAGTTCTATAGTCCCAGCAGTTGCTTTGATCTTTTTATTTCCTCTACGAAAGTTAATCCGACTCGACCCAACTCCAAGACGAAAAATCTAAAATCCTTCAAAACCTTGATGAAGAATAAATGTGATTCATTTGACCCTCCTGTGACAGAAAATTACCAACTGAACCTCCTGGAATCCTCGAGGACTCATTTGGTTACATATTCTAAAAGTGTAAATCATTCAATTATAGATATATGTAATAAATTTTCCGATCCATAATGGGTGCCTGTAGTTTGAATTATCATCAAGtgatataccaaaaaaaaaaaaaaaaaagaattcctTGATTGGCAATGTCACTTGTGAGTTGTGACAGAAGTTTGTTCAGAAATATTTGCACGttcaaataatcaaattaaGTCCTATCTCTAAGAAAGGTAACTGAAGTTAGAGATTCActgcattttttatttattcattaaTGAGCCACTCCTCAATTAACCACACCTAAAGAAAAACATTCAAATAAAGGCTTATTGGATTGAACCTCCAAGAGAAAGTGAAAAGGTATTGCCAAAATAAGTGTACTACTGGTGAAAACAAAGGACTTTtatttatgtatttattttattttcttatgaGAACAAACATTTATCAACAAAAAGCAAAAATACAAAGCAGGGAACAAAATATGTACTGAGCTAATAAGCAAATTGATTATAAAAATAATTGcttgaaatgataaaaagattTCTACAACTCTGAAGAAAGCGATGCCCAAAACCCCACTCTATCCTATAGCTGAGCCGCCTACTTGTATCTAAATTCCTCAAAGATCCTTTTCTTCCTTTCCATCCACACAACACAAGTGAAGTAGAAAGATTTCTAAAATTCACAAATATATAATGCACATCTTTACTCAACCTTCCCCAGCAGGAACCAATCTGCTGCTTACCAAATTCTCTTATGCGAAGAGAAACCCTCTCTTTAGATACAGGTTTGAGGACCCTCATTATCTAATTTAGGCTATTTCCGCAATAGCGAGTTGCTATCAAGTTCAACCAAAGCAACTTGATTCACATTCAGTGAAAGCTATATAGACCCCATGCTGTTTAGCTCAGGATCAGTCAAGCCAGTCCAAAGAACCTAATCACCAGGAAGCTGCTAATAATTCAGATGTCAAAGTGAATGACTCAACATGAGTTGGATTGTGGGCATTTCCAGCTATCATGTGTGACTTCTTCTCTAGTTTTGAGTTCGTTATCTAGTAACTTGGTGAAACTTGATCAAGCTCACCTCTTATGCATAAATGTCTCTTCTAAGGCTTCCAATTTGTTAATGAGAAAATATCAGAAATTTTTGCATTCCCTGTTACTTTATCAGTTTTTCCTTTCAACCAAATACT is a genomic window containing:
- the LOC133740178 gene encoding zinc finger CCCH domain-containing protein 48-like, with the translated sequence MAFKAVKRPANRSDISVYSRPGPGGGAVCKFFQQGKCTKIECRFSHVVAPTPLTNPRALVRTREETITRRDKNIDSIVTQKAVATPKRMPGQQSMATQKSIVTQKSLANKNSIATQKSIVTQQSIPTQKSIATQKNNAILKPLEKVCKFWANGKCMKGDRCPYLHSWFRGDGFSMLAKLQDHKKTVTGIVLPEGSSKLYSASKDGTVRVWDCRTGHCGSVINLGGEAGCLFSKGPWVFAGAPNVVEAWNIQTNAEFSLSAPAAQVHAMEVGNEMLFAGTQEGIILVWKDGPEDNPFQLAAPLEGHTGAVVCLKVEADRLYSGSVDHTIRAWDLNMLQSIMTLNAHSDVVTSLICWGQFLISCSLDCTIKVWAEKGNLEATYTHTQEHGLLGLSGVADAEAKPVLLCSCKDNSVWLYELPSFAERGRLFAKEEVGAIQVGPGGLFFSGDGTGLLSVWKWVEPGLKVESS
- the LOC133738381 gene encoding fructose-1,6-bisphosphatase, chloroplastic codes for the protein MASSTSRSIGLCPSPIFPPKHYSHLSRQTIRMATPPPPYAVASSGKSSTTLTEYVGDGGVGVGDDLVLLFHHIEYACKRIAALVASPYNNSSLAKPMSLPTATGSDRDAPKPLDIVSNEIIFSSLRNSGKVAVMASEEDDTPVWISDDGPYVVVTDPLDGSRNIEASIPTGTIFGIYKRLAELDHLPKEEKALLNSLQVGTRLVAAGYVLYSSATIFCTSFGAGTHAFTLDHSTGDFILTHPSLTIPPRGQIYSVNDARYFDWPEGLRKYIDTVRQGKGRYPKKYSARYICSLVADFHRTLLYGGVAMNPRDHLRLVYEANPLSFLVEQAGGKGSDGKNRILSIQPIKLHQRLPLFLGSLEDMDELESYGDVQQKVNPGYEV